Below is a genomic region from Escherichia ruysiae.
GAATTACCAGATTGACGTCACCCAGCCAGCCCGCTATGACGGTGAATGTCAGGTGGTTAATGCTAATGCGGAAAGGATTAAGAACCTGACCTTTAACGGCAAACCAATTGATCCGAACGCGATGTTCCTCGTTGCCACCAATAACTATCGCGCTTATGGCGGCAAATTTGCCGGAACCGGCGATAGCCATATTGCTTTTGCTTCTCCGGATGAGAACCGCTCGGTGCTGGCAGCGTGGATTGCTGAAGAATCGAAGCGTGCGGGGGAAATCCACCCGGCGGCAGATAACAACTGGCGTTTAGCACCGATCCCCGGCGATAAGAAACTGGATATCCGTTTTGAAACATCCCCGTCAGATAAAGCCGCAGCGTTTATTAAAGAGAAGGGGCAGTATCCGATGAATAAAGTCGCGACCGATGATATCGGGTTTGCGATTTATCAGGTGGATTTGAGTCAGTAATAGACATCTTTTTCGGCCTACAAATCATCAACCGCATCCGGCACTTATTGTCGGATGCGATGCTACCGTATCTTATCCTCCCTACAAGCCATAAACCGTAGGCCGGATAAGCGCAGCGCATCCGGCAGTTATGCCACACGTTCATCCCGCACCGCCAGCACCTCTGGCAGATGAATCTCAATCCAGTCCGCCAGCGCAGCAACCTTTTCACTCACCTGCTCGCCCAGCGGCGTGAGGCTATATTCCACATGCGGCGGCACCACCGGATACGAGATACGGTTAACAAAACCATCCTGCTCCAGCGCCTGTAACGACTGCGCTAGCATCTTTTCACTCACCCCGCCCATTTTACGGCGCAGGTCGCTAAAGCGATGAGTGCCTTCGCGTAGCGCCACCAGAATCAACACCCCCCAACGGCTGGTGACGTGTTTCAGCACCTCGCGCGACGGGCACTGTTCAGCGAAGAGATTTCCCTCTTTCAGTTGTTGCGACAGACTAACCTGACTCATTTCATACTTACCTTTTTGTGCGTACTTACTAAAAGTAAGTTTAGGTGTTAGCGTATTTAAACACAAGACAAACTGATGGAGGCATCCCATGATTGCTATTACCGGCGCAACCGGCCAACTTGGTCACTATGTTATTGAGTCCCTGGTGAAAACCGTTCCTGCCAGCCAAATAGTGGCTATCGTTCGTAATCCGGCAAAAGCCCAGGCCCTGGCAGCACAAGGCATTACCGTGCGTCAGGCTGACTACGGCGATGAAGCCGCACTGACATCTGCGCTACAGGGCGTGGAAAAACTACTGCTGATCTCTTCCAGCGAAGTGGGTCAACGTGCCCCGCAGCATCGTAATGTTATTAATGCCGCAAAGACGGCTGGCGTGAAATTTATCGCTTATACCAGCCTGCTACATGCAGATACCTCCCCGCTCGGCCTCGCCGATGAGCACATCGAGACGGAGAAAATGCTGGCTGATTCTGGCATCGTTTACACCCTTCTGCGCAACGGCTGGTACACCGAAAACTACCTCGCCAGCGCCCCGGCAGCACTGGAACACGGCGTATTTATCGGTGCGGCGGGCGATGGCAACATTGCCTCAGCAACGCGGGCAGATTATGCAGCCGCTGCCGCGCGCGTGATTAGCGAAGCTGGTCACGAAGGCAAGGTTTACGAACTGGCGGGCGACAGCGCCTGGACGCTGACACAGTTAGCGGCAGAGCTAAGCAAACAGAGCGGCAAACAGGTTACCTATCAAAATCTGAGCGAAGCCGATTTCGCCGCTGCACTGAAAAGCGTCGGACTGCCCGACGGACTGGCGGATATGCTGGCGGATTCTGACGTTGGCGCGTCAAAAGGCGGTCTGTTTGATGACAGCAAAACGCTGAGTAAACTAATTGGTCGCCCAACGACAACGTTAGCCGAAAGCGTAAGCAATCTGTTTAATGTTAATAACTAGTTAATTAAAGTGGCATCCTCCCGCATCCTCTCTGATAATGACGGGATGCCGGGAGCAATCATGTCTGCTTCCTGAACGTTTCTTCTGACAGATCAATGGATGCCAGTAATGATTAGCGGCGTGCTGTACGCCCTGTTAGCAGGGTTGATGTGGGGACTTATTTTTGTCGGGCCGTTGATCGTGCCGGAATACCCGGCAATGTTGCAGTCGATGGGGCGTTATCTGGCGTTAGGGTTAATTGCGCTGCCCATTGCCTGGCTGGGACGCGTGCGTCTGCGTCAGTTGGCGCGTCGCGACTGGCTTACTGCGCTGATGCTCACTATGATGGGCAACCTCATTTATTACTTCTGCCTTGCCAGTGCCATTCAACGTACTGGCGCGCCTGTTTCCACGATGATTATCGGCACCCTGCCGGTGGTGATTCCTGTCTTTGCCAATCTGCTTTATAGCCAGCGCGACGGCAAACTCGCGTGGGGGAAACTCGCCCCGGCACTGATTTGTATTGGCATTGGCCTTGCGTGTGTGAATATTGCTGAGTTAAACCACGGACTCCCCGATTTTGACTGGGCACGTTATACCTCTGGCATCGTGCTGGCGTTAGTTTCCGTGGTCTGCTGGGCATGGTATGCCCTGCGCAACGCCCGCTGGCTGCGGGAAAATCCCGACAAACATCCAATGATGTGGGCGACAGCGCAGGCGCTGGTCACGCTGCCGGTTTCGCTCATCGGTTATGTTGTCGCTTGTTACTGGCTGAATACGCAAACGCCGGACTTCTCCCTACCCTTTGGCCCCCGCCCGCTGGTGTTTATTAGTCTGATGATTGCGATAGCCGTGCTTTGCTCATGGGTCGGCGCACTTTGCTGGAACGTCGCCAGCCAGCGATTACCAACCGTGATTCTCGGGCCGTTGATTGTTTTCGAAACGCTGGCAGGTTTGCTGTACACCTTTTTACTCCGCCAGCAAATGCCGCCGTTGATGACACTGGGCGGTATCGCGCTGTTAGTGGTTGGCGTGGTCATTGCAGTCAGAGCAAAACCGGAAAAACCTTTAACTGAATCTGTCTCAGAAAGTTGACATGCTGGCTGTGAGTTAAATAAGCCTCTGCTACGTAAGGGTTATAGCATTTGCCTTAAAGATGCATTTAAAATGCACCTTATCTTATTAAGAATGAGGTATCAGCTATGGCTTATCGCGACCAACCTTTAGGTGAACTGGCGCTCTCTATTCCTCGCGCTTCGGCTCTGTTTCGTAAATATGATATGGATTACTGCTGCGGCGGTAAGCAGACGCTGGCGCGCGCGGCGGCACGTAAAGAGCTGGATGTTGACGTCATTGAAGCCGAACTGGCAAAGCTTGCTGAACAACCGATTGAGAAAGACTGGCGTAGCGCGCCGCTGGCGGAAATCATCGACCATATCATCGTGCGCTACCACGATCGTCACCGCGAACAACTGCCGGAACTGATCCTGCAAGCTACTAAAGTCGAGCGCGTTCACGCCGACAAACCAAGTGTGCCAAAAGGGCTGACAAAATACCTGACTATGCTGCATGAAGAGCTTTCCAGCCACATGATGAAAGAAGAGCAGATCCTCTTCCCGATGATTAAACAAGGCATGGGTAGCCAGGCAATGGGGCCTATCAGTGTGATGGAAAGCGAGCACGATGAAGCGGGCGAACTGCTGGAAGTGATTAAACACACGACCAATAACGTCACACCGCCGCCGGAAGCCTGCACCACCTGGAAAGCGATGTATAACGGCATTAATGAACTGATTGATGACCTGATGGATCACATCAGTCTGGAAAACAATGTACTGTTCCCACGCGCGCTGGCAGGTGAGTGATCTAAAAGCTGGATGGCATTGCGCCATCCAGCATGATAATGCGGTTATTTCCGCAGTTCAGCAGCCCGCTTCTTACCAATAAACAACCAGCCCAACCCCAGCGCGATAAACCACAGCGGGGTAACCAGCAGCGCCTGGCGGGTGTCCTCTTCCAGCGTCAGCAGCACGATGACGAATACAAAGAACGCCATACATACCCAACACATCAGCTTGCCGAGCGGCATCTTGTAGATCGACTTCTCATGCAGGTGCGGACGTTGTTTGCGGTACACCAGGTACGAACAAAGGATAATCGTCCAGACAAACATAAACAGAATCGCGGAAACGGTTGTGATCATCGTGAACGCACCAATCACGCTTGGATTCACGTACAACATCACCACGCCGCCGAGCAGACAGATGCAAGAGAAGGTCAGCCCTTTCGCGGGTACTGCGCGTTTAGAGAGTTTAGCGAATGCTTTCGGCGCGACGCCTTCCTGCGCCAGACCAAACAGCATACGGCTGGTAGAGAATACGCCGCTGTTAGCGGAAGACGCCGCAGAGGTCAGCACCACAAAGTTAATTACGCTGGCAGCAGCAGGCAAACCTACCAACACAAACAGTTCAACAAACGGGCTTTTCTCCGCGACCACAGAACTCCACGGCGTCACAGACATAATTACAATTAGCGCGAAGACGTAGAACATAATGATGCGGATCGGAATGGAGTTAATCGCGCGTGGCAGTGATTTCTCCGGATCTTTCGTTTCCGCAGCCGTTGTACCGACCAGTTCAATCCCCACGAAAGCGAAAACCGCAATCTGGAATCCGGCAAAGAAGCCGCTTAAGCCTTTCGGGAACCAGCCGCCGTCATTCCACAAATGCGCGAACGACGCTTCCACACCGGTCGGAGACTGGAAGTGCATCATCACCATGATCAGACCAACGACAATCAGCGACACGATGGCGACGATTTTGATCATCGCAAACCAGAACTCCATCTCACCAAACATTTTCACGGTGGCGAGATTAAGAACCAGCAACAGAATGATCACCGCCAGCGAGGCGACCCAGTCGGAGAGATCGGGGAACCAGAACTGAGCATAAGCCGTGATCGCCACCACGTCTGCCATACCGGTTACAACCCAGCAGAACCAGTAAGTCCAGCCGGTGAAATATCCCGCCCACGGCCCCAGTAAATCGGAAGCGAAGTCACTAAAAGATTTGTATTCCAGATTCGAAAGCAGCAATTCCCCCATTGCCCGCATCACGAAAAAGAGCATAAAACCGATGATCATATAAACGAAAATGATCGACGGCCCGGCAAGACTGATTGTTTTACCGGAACCCATAAACAACCCTGTACCTATGGCACCGCCAATGGCAATAAGCTGAATATGTCGGTTTGTGAGATTGCGCCGTAGCGACTGTTCAGCCGGAGCCTGATCATCGGCAACGACTTTTACCTGATCTACCATGTTTTTTTCTTCCTGTACCTGTCTGTGTTGTTCAGGCTCTGCGGCCTTTAGTCAGTCTATGATACGACGAATCTGTATCGGGACTCATCGATATTAGGTAACAATACGCGGGATGAATACTAAGATTTAGATCTAATGTTAATTTTATGTTTAAAGTGGGTGTCATATCACGGTGATAACGCGAAACAGCTCACAAAAATACACGCTTACGGGGTCTTTTCAACACAAAATAGCGTCGTTTGGCAAACTGAAGGGTTTATTGCTGAATGCCTGCTCCCCTCTGGTTCGAGGGAACAGAATGCGCTGCTTAGAGGATTTCCAGCAGTTCGACTTCAAACACCAGGGTGCTGAACGGAGGGATGGAGGCGCCAGCGCCGCGCTCGCCATATGCCAGTTCCTGCGGGATGGTCAGTTCCCATTTAGAACCTACCGGCATCAGAGTCAGTGCTTCAATCCAGCCAGGGATCACGCCGTTAACCGGGAATTCAGCCGGTTCGCCACGGGCAACGGAACTGTCAAATACAGTACCGTCGATCAATTTACCGGTGTAATGAACACGAACGCGGTCGGTACGTGCCGGAATTGCGCCTTCACCCTGGTTGATCACGCGGAATTGCAGGCCAGATTCGGTGCTATTCACACCTTCTTTTTTAGCGTTTTCTTCCAGGTATTTCACACCTTCAGCAGCCATCGCCTGGAAACGCTGACGACGAACGGCATCGGCACGTTCGTGAATTTCACGCAGCGCGCGGTGCACCACATCAACCGGAACAGCCGGATGTTTACCTTCCAGTGCATCGGCAATGCCTGCAACCAGTGCTTCTGGCAGCAGCCCTTGCAGGCCAGATTCACTCAGTTGTTGCCCTACCTGCAAACCTATACCGTAGCTTGCTTGCGCTTCGATGGTGTCAAAAGTTGGGGTGGTCATCGTATTTCCTTTCTTCGGGTATAAAGTAGCGGGCAGCATATCAGCCACACTTCTTTGGGTAAAACTTTGTCGCGGGAATGATGACAAATCCCGGGGAAAAAGAAACAATAGCAATATCCCGTATGAATATAATAAAGGCGGGTTTACCACGGACATCATAGCGTTAGCTTATTCATAGGCTATGATTGAGGAACAAGACGCGGAGCAGGAGGAAACCATGCCCGGGCGCTTTGAACTAAAACCAACCCTGGAGAAAGTCTGGCACGCGCCGGATAATTTTCGCTTCATGGACCCGCTGCCGCCGATGCATCGTCGGGGGATCATTATTGCTGCCATTGTATTGGTGGTCGGTTTTCTGCTTCCGTCTGATGATACGCCCAACGCGCCGGTAGTGACGCGTGAAGCGCAGCTGGATATTCAGTCACAATCACAACCGCCAACGGAAGAGCAACTACGGGCGCAATTAGTTACCCCACAAAATGATCCTGATCAGGTAGCTCCAGTCGCCCCTGAACCGATACAGGAAGGCCAACCGGAAGATCAGCCACAAACCTCGCAAACGCAACCATTCCAGCCAGATAGTGGAATAGATAATCAGTGGCGCTCTTATCGTGTCGAACCAGGTAAAACGATGGCGCAGCTATTCCGCGACCACGGACTACCCGCCACCGATGTCTATGCGATGGCGCAGGTAGAAGGCGCGGGTAAGCCACTGAGTAATTTGCAAAACGGGCAGATGGTGAAAATCCGCCAGAACGCCAGCGGCGTAGTGACGGGCTTAACCATTGATACGGGGAATAATCAACAGGTTCTGTTTACCCGCCAGCCGGATGGCAGTTTTATTCGTGCGCGGTAGATGAAGGGTCAACGAGAAGCCAGCTAAGGATCGTCTCTTTGATGACCTTACGTCTGGCTTCCAGCGCCTGCGGTGAAACCATACTGAGGTGATAAACCAGGCCAAGCGTATGCTGGTTGATCAAATAATATCCCCCGAGCGCGGCAATATTAATATTCACCTGCAACGGGTCGATATCTGGATTAAAAATATTACGTTTCTTCCCTTCAGCCAACAAAGATTCCATTAACTGCAAATGCGCGTGGTTAATTTCCTGAAGACGCTGTGATTTTGCATAATGCACACCTTTGCTCTGGTTTTCACTATGCACAATTTTTAAAAACCAGGGGTTAGCAATGTAATAATCCCAGGTAAAATCGATGATTTTTTCAATTGCTTTTTGTGGAGGAAGACCTGAAACATCCAAGGATTTTTCTTTTTGCCGAATATCGTTCCAGGTATATTCCAGCACTTCGATAAATAAATTTTCTTTATTTCCAAAGTGGTGATAAACCGTCTGTTTACTGCACCCTGCGGCCTTCACAATATTATCGACTCTGGCCCCTTCATAACCATATTCGGCAAATTCATTAACCGCACATAATAATAGTTTTTCCTTCAGGCTTTGTACGTTGCTGGTATCAAGATACATAACGCTTCCCCATCTCCTCTTCATGATGTCTATCATAACCTGATTTGATTTCAGCTCCAGAAAAAAGGGCAAAAACTCGTACTTTCATCAGGTTATCAAATGTCCTGTGATCCTTATCGCAAATCAACCAACCAGATGGTTGATCTTTCTTGCCGCACGCCGCAAGCTAATCGTCACTTAGGGAAACAATATTTAAAAAGAGAGCTATTGTATGAAATCCACTCGTCCTGTTGCCGTTATCACTGGAGCCGCACGTGGCATTGGTAAGGGGTGTGCGCTGGAGCTTGCCCGTGGCGGATTTAATCTGTTGATTAACGATCGCCCCGATGCCGACAGCGTAGAAAAATTACATGCCACGCAACAGGAATGTCTGGCAGAAGGCGTGGAAGTGATTTGCTTCCCTGCCGATGTTGGCGATCTCTCCCTGCATGAAGAGATGCTCGACGCGGCGCAAAATCAGTGGGGGCGTCTGGACTGCCTGCTCAATAACGCGGGCATTTCAGTGAAAAAGCGCGGTGACCTTCTCGACCTCGAACCGGACAGCTTCGACCAAAACATTGCCATTAATACCCGCGCGCCGTTCTTCCTCGCACAGGCATTCAGTAAACGTCTGCTCGCACAGCCAAAACCAGAAACAGAATTCCCGCAC
It encodes:
- a CDS encoding 3-ketoacyl-ACP reductase, coding for MKSTRPVAVITGAARGIGKGCALELARGGFNLLINDRPDADSVEKLHATQQECLAEGVEVICFPADVGDLSLHEEMLDAAQNQWGRLDCLLNNAGISVKKRGDLLDLEPDSFDQNIAINTRAPFFLAQAFSKRLLAQPKPETEFPHRSIIFVSSINAIMLAMNRGEYTIAKTAVSAAARLFAARLCNEQIGVYEVRPGLIKTDMTIPATAYYDELIAKGLVPWGRWGYPADIASTVRAMAEGKLIYTCGQAVAIDGGLSMPRF
- the fklB gene encoding FKBP-type peptidyl-prolyl cis-trans isomerase; the protein is MTTPTFDTIEAQASYGIGLQVGQQLSESGLQGLLPEALVAGIADALEGKHPAVPVDVVHRALREIHERADAVRRQRFQAMAAEGVKYLEENAKKEGVNSTESGLQFRVINQGEGAIPARTDRVRVHYTGKLIDGTVFDSSVARGEPAEFPVNGVIPGWIEALTLMPVGSKWELTIPQELAYGERGAGASIPPFSTLVFEVELLEIL
- a CDS encoding DMT family transporter — protein: MISGVLYALLAGLMWGLIFVGPLIVPEYPAMLQSMGRYLALGLIALPIAWLGRVRLRQLARRDWLTALMLTMMGNLIYYFCLASAIQRTGAPVSTMIIGTLPVVIPVFANLLYSQRDGKLAWGKLAPALICIGIGLACVNIAELNHGLPDFDWARYTSGIVLALVSVVCWAWYALRNARWLRENPDKHPMMWATAQALVTLPVSLIGYVVACYWLNTQTPDFSLPFGPRPLVFISLMIAIAVLCSWVGALCWNVASQRLPTVILGPLIVFETLAGLLYTFLLRQQMPPLMTLGGIALLVVGVVIAVRAKPEKPLTESVSES
- the ytfB gene encoding cell division protein YtfB; amino-acid sequence: MPGRFELKPTLEKVWHAPDNFRFMDPLPPMHRRGIIIAAIVLVVGFLLPSDDTPNAPVVTREAQLDIQSQSQPPTEEQLRAQLVTPQNDPDQVAPVAPEPIQEGQPEDQPQTSQTQPFQPDSGIDNQWRSYRVEPGKTMAQLFRDHGLPATDVYAMAQVEGAGKPLSNLQNGQMVKIRQNASGVVTGLTIDTGNNQQVLFTRQPDGSFIRAR
- the qorB gene encoding NAD(P)H:quinone oxidoreductase, with translation MIAITGATGQLGHYVIESLVKTVPASQIVAIVRNPAKAQALAAQGITVRQADYGDEAALTSALQGVEKLLLISSSEVGQRAPQHRNVINAAKTAGVKFIAYTSLLHADTSPLGLADEHIETEKMLADSGIVYTLLRNGWYTENYLASAPAALEHGVFIGAAGDGNIASATRADYAAAAARVISEAGHEGKVYELAGDSAWTLTQLAAELSKQSGKQVTYQNLSEADFAAALKSVGLPDGLADMLADSDVGASKGGLFDDSKTLSKLIGRPTTTLAESVSNLFNVNN
- the ytfE gene encoding iron-sulfur cluster repair protein YtfE, with the translated sequence MAYRDQPLGELALSIPRASALFRKYDMDYCCGGKQTLARAAARKELDVDVIEAELAKLAEQPIEKDWRSAPLAEIIDHIIVRYHDRHREQLPELILQATKVERVHADKPSVPKGLTKYLTMLHEELSSHMMKEEQILFPMIKQGMGSQAMGPISVMESEHDEAGELLEVIKHTTNNVTPPPEACTTWKAMYNGINELIDDLMDHISLENNVLFPRALAGE
- the cycA gene encoding D-serine/D-alanine/glycine transporter; protein product: MVDQVKVVADDQAPAEQSLRRNLTNRHIQLIAIGGAIGTGLFMGSGKTISLAGPSIIFVYMIIGFMLFFVMRAMGELLLSNLEYKSFSDFASDLLGPWAGYFTGWTYWFCWVVTGMADVVAITAYAQFWFPDLSDWVASLAVIILLLVLNLATVKMFGEMEFWFAMIKIVAIVSLIVVGLIMVMMHFQSPTGVEASFAHLWNDGGWFPKGLSGFFAGFQIAVFAFVGIELVGTTAAETKDPEKSLPRAINSIPIRIIMFYVFALIVIMSVTPWSSVVAEKSPFVELFVLVGLPAAASVINFVVLTSAASSANSGVFSTSRMLFGLAQEGVAPKAFAKLSKRAVPAKGLTFSCICLLGGVVMLYVNPSVIGAFTMITTVSAILFMFVWTIILCSYLVYRKQRPHLHEKSIYKMPLGKLMCWVCMAFFVFVIVLLTLEEDTRQALLVTPLWFIALGLGWLFIGKKRAAELRK
- a CDS encoding winged helix-turn-helix transcriptional regulator; translated protein: MSQVSLSQQLKEGNLFAEQCPSREVLKHVTSRWGVLILVALREGTHRFSDLRRKMGGVSEKMLAQSLQALEQDGFVNRISYPVVPPHVEYSLTPLGEQVSEKVAALADWIEIHLPEVLAVRDERVA
- a CDS encoding TetR/AcrR family transcriptional regulator; amino-acid sequence: MYLDTSNVQSLKEKLLLCAVNEFAEYGYEGARVDNIVKAAGCSKQTVYHHFGNKENLFIEVLEYTWNDIRQKEKSLDVSGLPPQKAIEKIIDFTWDYYIANPWFLKIVHSENQSKGVHYAKSQRLQEINHAHLQLMESLLAEGKKRNIFNPDIDPLQVNINIAALGGYYLINQHTLGLVYHLSMVSPQALEARRKVIKETILSWLLVDPSSTAHE